A DNA window from Meiothermus cerbereus DSM 11376 contains the following coding sequences:
- the cas8c gene encoding type I-C CRISPR-associated protein Cas8c/Csd1: protein MLSQLVAYTQQKGLGAEPGFTTKEIRWLAGVSADGRFTELIPLDQSKTAPDLSQPEMIGMPGALRAMGYEAEQAAHFLADTCAVVFGLAERDAQGMVKKPQEHAKNLQKQATFRLLMELAAKDIPLLQPIAQALADPAQLQAFLQKLEAQAQKKGTEKLKPTDKITFFVQNRCVLDFPDWHDWWRRFRAQAFARPEASGAMPSFATGELVTPASTHPKVTKLGGSAFGHALVTYDKEAFESYSLSQGENAAVEEQAANAYRAGLDALLEQAETLGEMKVVVWYDQEIPEEDDFFRELFAPSSQAEELQALERARTVLQAFRTGQAPPNLRNARFFAAAMSPASGRVMLRDWQTGRLEDFVTAVEAWFSDLAMVRRDGERLAAPPGLNRLFLSIQRPKTPEQNFDDYLKPIKQLQTPLWRAALNPRLPIPYTAIAKIMETHTAEVMTGAFGEALNAQKPDAAALGRIYARMGLLKAYHNRKGGYRMSAELDLNHPSPAYHCGRLMCLLAQIQEAASESDINAGVIQRYYGAASSTPSLVLGRLTRLSQHHLAKIAKDAPGLAYWFNSQLAEVWKALGKNLPRTLSLEEQSLFALGYYQQLAFSRKKSESSQEKENA, encoded by the coding sequence ATGCTGTCGCAGCTGGTGGCCTACACCCAGCAGAAAGGGCTGGGGGCCGAACCTGGCTTTACCACCAAAGAGATTCGCTGGCTGGCAGGGGTGAGCGCCGATGGGCGGTTCACCGAGTTGATCCCGCTGGATCAGAGCAAAACCGCACCCGACCTCTCCCAGCCCGAGATGATTGGAATGCCTGGCGCACTGCGTGCCATGGGGTACGAGGCCGAACAGGCCGCGCACTTCCTGGCCGATACCTGCGCGGTGGTGTTTGGCCTGGCCGAGCGCGACGCCCAGGGGATGGTCAAGAAGCCCCAGGAGCACGCCAAAAACCTGCAAAAGCAAGCTACCTTCCGATTGCTAATGGAGCTAGCCGCTAAGGACATACCTCTGCTACAGCCCATTGCCCAGGCGCTTGCCGACCCAGCGCAGTTGCAGGCCTTTTTGCAAAAGCTCGAGGCCCAGGCCCAAAAAAAGGGCACAGAAAAGCTCAAGCCCACCGACAAAATCACCTTTTTCGTCCAGAACCGCTGCGTGCTGGACTTCCCCGACTGGCACGACTGGTGGCGGCGGTTCAGGGCCCAGGCTTTTGCCAGGCCGGAAGCCAGCGGGGCCATGCCCTCCTTTGCCACCGGCGAGCTGGTTACCCCAGCGTCCACCCACCCCAAGGTGACCAAGTTGGGCGGGAGCGCCTTCGGCCATGCCCTGGTGACCTACGATAAGGAAGCCTTCGAGTCGTATAGCCTCTCGCAGGGCGAGAACGCCGCAGTCGAGGAGCAGGCCGCCAACGCCTACCGGGCCGGGCTGGATGCGCTTTTGGAGCAAGCCGAAACCCTGGGCGAGATGAAGGTGGTGGTCTGGTACGACCAGGAAATCCCGGAGGAGGACGACTTCTTCCGTGAGCTGTTTGCCCCCAGCAGCCAGGCCGAGGAGCTACAGGCCCTCGAGCGCGCCCGCACGGTATTGCAGGCTTTCAGAACCGGCCAGGCCCCGCCCAACCTGCGTAATGCCCGATTCTTTGCCGCCGCCATGAGCCCAGCCTCGGGCCGGGTGATGCTGCGCGACTGGCAGACGGGCCGGCTCGAGGACTTCGTAACCGCTGTCGAGGCCTGGTTCTCCGATCTGGCTATGGTGCGACGCGATGGGGAGCGGCTGGCCGCGCCCCCTGGCCTGAACCGGCTTTTCCTGAGTATCCAGCGGCCCAAAACCCCTGAGCAGAACTTCGACGACTACCTCAAACCCATCAAGCAGCTCCAGACCCCCCTCTGGCGGGCAGCCTTGAACCCCCGCCTGCCCATCCCCTATACCGCCATAGCCAAAATCATGGAGACCCACACCGCCGAGGTGATGACCGGCGCATTTGGCGAAGCCCTCAATGCCCAGAAACCCGATGCTGCCGCCCTGGGTCGCATCTACGCCCGCATGGGGCTACTAAAGGCCTACCACAACCGCAAAGGAGGTTACCGCATGAGTGCCGAACTCGACCTGAACCACCCTAGCCCGGCCTACCACTGTGGCCGCTTGATGTGCCTCTTGGCCCAGATTCAGGAGGCCGCCAGCGAGTCCGATATCAACGCCGGGGTGATCCAGCGCTACTACGGGGCTGCTTCCAGCACCCCCTCGCTGGTGCTGGGCCGCCTCACCCGCCTCTCGCAGCACCACCTGGCCAAGATTGCCAAAGACGCCCCCGGCCTGGCCTACTGGTTCAACAGCCAACTGGCCGAGGTCTGGAAGGCCCTGGGCAAGAACCTGCCCCGCACCCTGAGCTTAGAAGAACAGAGCCTGTTTGCCCTGGGCTACTACCAGCAACTAGCCTTTAGCCGCAAGAAATCCGAGTCCAGCCAGGAAAAGGAGAACGCATGA
- the cas7c gene encoding type I-C CRISPR-associated protein Cas7/Csd2 — MTPIQNRYEFLLFFDVKDGNPNGDPDSGNAPRIDPEDGHGLVSDVALKRRIRNYAQAAGASIFVQHGTNLNRPIFEAHVETGGFDGTKTKDKVEAARRWMCEKFFDVRTFGAVMSTGANAGQVRGPVQITFARSLEPIFPAEFSITRGAVAEDVKNAKTLEDYLRWEAGQPEDKLRTMGRKSQVAYGLYMAKGFISAHLAQGTGFSQADLKLLVEALLNMFEHDRSASKGHMATRRLYLFKHVGNGDPGNAEQNKRQALLGCAPAHRLLDLGEVVSVRRLDESKPPRSFADYQIVADPQKLPKGVVMLELDQWDEEKFDAWMGGANA; from the coding sequence ATGACCCCTATCCAGAACCGCTACGAGTTTCTGCTGTTTTTCGACGTAAAAGACGGCAACCCCAACGGCGACCCCGACAGCGGCAACGCCCCCCGCATAGACCCCGAGGACGGGCACGGCCTGGTGAGCGACGTAGCCCTCAAGCGGCGCATCCGCAACTATGCCCAGGCCGCCGGGGCCAGCATCTTTGTGCAGCACGGAACCAACCTGAACCGCCCCATCTTTGAGGCCCATGTGGAGACTGGCGGTTTTGACGGAACCAAGACCAAAGACAAAGTGGAGGCGGCCCGCCGCTGGATGTGCGAGAAGTTCTTCGACGTGCGCACCTTTGGCGCGGTGATGAGCACCGGGGCCAACGCCGGGCAGGTGCGGGGGCCGGTGCAGATTACTTTTGCCAGAAGCCTCGAGCCCATCTTTCCCGCCGAGTTCAGCATCACGCGGGGAGCCGTGGCCGAGGACGTAAAGAATGCCAAGACCCTGGAGGACTACCTGCGCTGGGAGGCAGGGCAGCCCGAGGACAAGCTCCGCACCATGGGGCGCAAAAGCCAGGTGGCCTATGGCCTGTATATGGCTAAAGGCTTCATCAGCGCCCACCTGGCCCAGGGCACTGGCTTTAGCCAGGCCGACCTGAAGCTGTTGGTGGAAGCCCTCCTGAACATGTTTGAGCACGACCGCAGCGCCAGCAAAGGCCATATGGCTACCCGCCGGCTCTACCTGTTCAAGCACGTGGGCAACGGCGACCCAGGCAACGCCGAGCAAAACAAGCGCCAGGCCCTGCTGGGCTGCGCCCCGGCCCACCGCCTGCTCGACCTGGGAGAGGTGGTCTCGGTTCGGCGGCTGGACGAAAGCAAACCCCCGCGCAGCTTTGCCGACTACCAGATTGTGGCCGACCCCCAAAAGCTCCCCAAGGGGGTGGTGATGCTCGAGCTGGACCAGTGGGATGAGGAAAAGTTCGACGCCTGGATGGGAGGAGCCAATGCCTAG
- the cas10 gene encoding type III-B CRISPR-associated protein Cas10/Cmr2, with amino-acid sequence MSHLLSISIGPVQDFIAAARRTADLYAGSQILQKLSKAVAEYLHQNNAKLIFPADKDADGANKILAEVEGEPKALAEGAQKAAQEKLERLWQETVKELSAEHRSLINLERAREQLGSLLEFYAAWVPFDGSNYSGKRQAVERLLAGRKALRDFAPTWQNDDGVPKSPLDPSRAAVIDPRRWAKASVRLPDDSYRPLRIKPTEHLDAVSLLKRCYGVLNSDKVVDTRTMARRSWRPEAEPDERYGEDDDHIQEPQPYLAILVADGDRMGELIGRQDNPDAHRALSKTLDGFAREAQKIVLKYRGFMVYSGGDDVLAFLPVNQAIACAQELSEAFRYQVRGTLSAGIAVVHYREPLSISLQNAREAEKAAKNGGRNALAVALHTRGGVPTTVVRRWDNLRWLELLQSFAQGDLTQGLAYELRELGRAWQDGMNVAYLQAEAERILGRKERKNLRLPLFESRQDLLNYADQLVIARFLSGIKTDDNPEVSRA; translated from the coding sequence ATGAGCCACCTGCTCTCCATCTCCATCGGCCCCGTACAAGACTTCATCGCTGCGGCAAGGCGCACCGCCGACCTGTACGCGGGTTCGCAGATTCTACAAAAGCTGAGTAAGGCCGTGGCAGAGTATCTGCACCAAAACAATGCGAAACTGATCTTCCCGGCAGATAAAGATGCCGACGGGGCCAACAAGATTCTGGCCGAAGTCGAGGGCGAGCCCAAAGCCTTGGCGGAAGGGGCCCAAAAAGCGGCGCAGGAAAAGCTCGAGCGCCTCTGGCAAGAGACCGTCAAAGAGCTTTCTGCTGAGCACCGCAGCTTGATTAACCTAGAGCGGGCCCGAGAACAACTGGGGAGCCTCCTCGAGTTCTACGCGGCCTGGGTTCCGTTTGACGGCAGCAACTACAGCGGCAAGCGCCAGGCCGTGGAACGCCTGCTGGCCGGACGCAAAGCCCTGCGCGACTTTGCCCCCACATGGCAAAACGACGACGGGGTGCCCAAGTCGCCCCTCGACCCCTCCCGCGCTGCGGTCATAGACCCCCGCCGATGGGCAAAGGCGAGCGTGCGCTTACCCGACGATTCGTACCGCCCCCTACGCATTAAGCCCACCGAGCACCTGGACGCCGTCTCCTTGCTCAAGCGCTGCTATGGGGTGCTGAACTCAGACAAAGTGGTGGACACCCGCACCATGGCCCGGCGCTCCTGGAGGCCAGAAGCAGAACCTGACGAGCGCTACGGTGAGGACGACGATCACATCCAGGAGCCCCAGCCCTACTTGGCCATCCTGGTAGCCGACGGCGACCGCATGGGTGAGTTAATTGGTCGCCAGGACAACCCCGATGCCCATCGCGCGCTTTCCAAAACACTGGACGGCTTCGCCCGCGAGGCCCAGAAGATAGTTCTGAAGTACCGCGGCTTTATGGTCTACTCTGGCGGCGACGATGTGCTGGCCTTTTTACCGGTAAACCAGGCCATCGCCTGCGCACAAGAACTCTCTGAAGCCTTTCGCTACCAGGTACGCGGAACCCTTTCGGCGGGTATCGCCGTGGTGCACTACCGTGAACCCCTCTCGATCTCGTTGCAAAACGCCAGAGAGGCCGAAAAAGCCGCCAAAAACGGGGGCCGCAATGCGCTGGCGGTGGCCCTGCACACCCGCGGTGGCGTACCCACTACAGTCGTGCGCCGCTGGGACAACCTGCGCTGGCTCGAGCTGCTTCAGTCTTTTGCCCAGGGCGACCTTACGCAAGGGCTGGCCTACGAGCTGCGGGAGCTGGGCCGGGCGTGGCAGGACGGGATGAACGTGGCTTATTTGCAGGCCGAGGCCGAGCGCATTCTGGGCCGCAAAGAGCGCAAGAACCTTCGGCTTCCCTTGTTTGAGTCCCGTCAGGACCTCCTCAACTATGCCGACCAACTGGTGATTGCTCGCTTCCTAAGCGGCATCAAAACCGACGACAACCCGGAGGTGTCCCGTGCCTGA
- the cmr1 gene encoding type III-B CRISPR module RAMP protein Cmr1: MPRTIPISPPELKTPTLETWTLKLKTITPMFGGSATPREVDPENPVRAASVRGHLRFWWRATAGGQYTSAEKLFEAEEQIWGSAERYGKVALRVLEQAAGQLVKPSELVPDKGTAKTGPLEKFFLHPFNENKTERIPEASGLQWVEFSLELTLNLSDAEREHLRRALRAWIAFGGVGARTRRGVGALEVTADLPMWLPNKPEQLKDWFSQKPVENPAHTLLAGAVVCLGQPRKPGPSDPYKGHKAWRELGSFWARFRKGHFVEDPQTGETMPYTPMAGGKWRDHKTLLALSKDQEQVALAKPYLGLPIVYQRLGNSFSGTLEAVHKQGKRMASPVILKPIAFADGNVRPAMVILKAPAPEDIKIGDQKLALQLPDFDPVLDSLGADDPLEAARIAAQIQGFAVEVRL, encoded by the coding sequence ATGCCTAGAACCATTCCCATTTCACCCCCCGAACTCAAAACACCTACCCTGGAGACCTGGACGCTCAAGCTCAAGACCATCACCCCCATGTTTGGCGGCAGCGCCACCCCGCGCGAGGTAGACCCCGAAAACCCCGTGCGGGCGGCCAGCGTGCGCGGGCATCTGCGCTTTTGGTGGCGGGCTACGGCAGGGGGGCAGTACACGAGTGCTGAGAAACTGTTCGAGGCGGAGGAACAAATCTGGGGTAGTGCAGAGCGGTATGGCAAGGTGGCCCTTCGCGTGCTCGAGCAGGCCGCGGGTCAACTGGTAAAACCGTCGGAGCTTGTCCCGGATAAAGGCACCGCCAAAACCGGCCCGCTGGAGAAGTTTTTTCTGCACCCATTCAACGAAAACAAAACCGAGCGTATTCCCGAAGCCAGCGGGCTGCAGTGGGTGGAGTTTAGCCTCGAGCTAACCCTGAACCTCTCCGATGCCGAAAGAGAGCACCTGCGCCGTGCCCTGCGGGCCTGGATTGCCTTTGGTGGCGTAGGGGCTCGTACCCGGCGGGGTGTGGGGGCTTTGGAAGTTACGGCTGACCTGCCAATGTGGCTACCCAACAAACCCGAGCAGCTAAAAGACTGGTTCTCCCAAAAGCCCGTAGAGAACCCGGCGCACACCCTGCTGGCCGGTGCAGTGGTCTGCCTGGGCCAGCCCCGAAAACCGGGCCCCAGCGACCCCTATAAGGGCCACAAAGCCTGGCGCGAGCTGGGATCCTTCTGGGCCCGCTTCCGCAAGGGGCATTTTGTGGAAGACCCTCAGACCGGAGAAACCATGCCTTACACGCCAATGGCCGGGGGTAAGTGGCGCGACCACAAAACCCTCCTGGCCCTGAGCAAAGACCAGGAACAGGTGGCCCTAGCAAAACCTTACCTGGGGCTGCCCATCGTCTACCAGCGCCTGGGGAATAGCTTTAGCGGAACCCTCGAGGCCGTGCACAAGCAGGGCAAACGCATGGCCTCGCCGGTCATCCTGAAGCCCATAGCCTTTGCTGACGGAAATGTACGGCCTGCGATGGTGATTCTCAAAGCGCCTGCCCCCGAAGATATCAAAATCGGTGACCAGAAACTTGCGTTGCAGCTGCCAGACTTTGACCCCGTGCTGGACTCGCTAGGCGCTGACGACCCCCTCGAGGCGGCCCGCATCGCTGCCCAAATTCAAGGCTTTGCTGTGGAGGTGCGCCTATGA